One region of Chryseobacterium sp. SORGH_AS_0447 genomic DNA includes:
- a CDS encoding DUF2892 domain-containing protein translates to MNKYIKIAVAAVLILLGLYMMIFTRSLGWGIVVFLLAALPILIFFKNEYILLAFWQLRKQNMEKAGEWLKNITDYKSQLHKTQYGYYHYLTGLTQAQDHPTKVEPYMKKALEYGLNMKHDRAMATLNLAAAAISKGRKQEGQKLLDEAKRLDSAGMMTDQIKMMKDQLKMPTMQKHMHNPNMRNRGKFS, encoded by the coding sequence ATGAATAAATATATAAAAATTGCCGTTGCGGCAGTTCTTATCCTGTTAGGGCTTTACATGATGATCTTCACGAGAAGTTTGGGCTGGGGAATTGTTGTTTTTCTTTTAGCAGCACTGCCTATTCTTATCTTCTTTAAAAACGAATATATCCTTCTGGCTTTCTGGCAGCTGAGAAAGCAGAATATGGAAAAGGCCGGCGAATGGCTTAAAAACATCACAGATTATAAATCCCAGCTTCATAAAACCCAGTATGGGTACTACCATTATCTAACGGGACTTACCCAGGCTCAGGACCACCCAACCAAAGTGGAACCTTATATGAAGAAAGCTTTAGAATACGGATTGAACATGAAGCACGACAGAGCGATGGCTACCCTGAATCTTGCGGCGGCGGCTATTTCCAAAGGCAGAAAACAGGAAGGGCAGAAGTTATTGGATGAAGCTAAAAGACTGGACAGTGCCGGAATGATGACCGATCAGATCAAAATGATGAAAGACCAGCTAAAAATGCCAACCATGC
- a CDS encoding dihydrofolate reductase: MTTIVVAMGEKNEIGFENRLLWHLPKDLKHFKEITSGHPVIMGRKTYESIGKPLPNRTNIVVSRKTDWFEEGILIVGSIKEAVKFAKKIDEEIFIIGGGKIYEQTMDIVDRLEVTLVKAELEADTFFPKIDPKIWKKTDEISHEKDEKNQYDFCFQTYERI; this comes from the coding sequence ATGACAACAATTGTGGTGGCCATGGGAGAGAAGAACGAAATCGGTTTCGAAAACCGTTTGCTCTGGCATCTTCCGAAAGATTTGAAACATTTTAAAGAGATCACTTCGGGGCATCCGGTGATCATGGGAAGGAAAACATATGAAAGCATCGGAAAACCGCTTCCCAATCGTACCAATATTGTTGTGTCTAGAAAAACCGACTGGTTCGAGGAAGGAATTCTGATCGTTGGAAGCATCAAGGAAGCCGTGAAGTTTGCCAAGAAAATCGATGAGGAAATTTTCATTATCGGAGGCGGAAAGATCTATGAGCAGACGATGGATATCGTAGACCGGCTTGAGGTAACTCTGGTAAAGGCCGAGCTTGAAGCGGATACTTTCTTCCCGAAGATCGACCCTAAAATCTGGAAAAAAACAGATGAAATTAGTCATGAAAAAGATGAAAAGAATCAGTATGATTTCTGTTTTCAGACCTATGAAAGGATTTGA
- a CDS encoding LemA family protein: protein MKNKGCLSAGTIGIALLIIVAVLFFWGKSGYNNFVTKEQNVNTKWSNVETVYQKRANLIPNLERTVKSYSKFEQETLTKVVEARSKATSINIDPTNMTEQDLAKFQAAQGELSGALSRLMAVVESYPNLKADQQYINFQREYTAIENSIRTETVYYNAAAQDYNTSIKTFPNNILANFTNFKEKPYFKAAAGAEKAPEVFSE from the coding sequence ATGAAAAATAAAGGTTGTCTGAGCGCAGGAACTATCGGTATCGCTCTCCTTATTATTGTTGCTGTCCTTTTCTTCTGGGGCAAAAGCGGCTACAATAATTTCGTAACGAAAGAACAGAATGTTAACACCAAATGGTCTAATGTTGAAACCGTATATCAGAAAAGAGCGAACCTGATCCCGAATCTGGAAAGAACAGTAAAATCCTATTCCAAATTTGAGCAGGAAACCTTAACAAAGGTCGTAGAAGCGCGTTCCAAAGCAACCTCTATCAATATTGATCCTACCAATATGACAGAGCAGGATCTGGCAAAATTCCAGGCAGCACAGGGTGAACTTTCCGGAGCCTTAAGCCGATTGATGGCCGTAGTGGAATCTTATCCTAACCTGAAAGCGGATCAGCAGTACATCAATTTCCAGAGGGAATATACCGCGATCGAAAACAGCATCAGAACGGAAACCGTTTATTATAACGCGGCAGCCCAGGATTATAATACTTCGATTAAAACGTTCCCGAATAATATTCTGGCGAACTTCACCAATTTTAAAGAAAAACCTTATTTCAAAGCGGCAGCAGGAGCTGAAAAAGCGCCTGAAGTATTTTCGGAATAA
- a CDS encoding TPM domain-containing protein, with translation MATPFLTDQQIASLVEAIQSAEEHSTGEIRVHIDTNTDEDNAKVALKVFEELCMNKTAEKNAVLFHINFERKYLTIIGDTGIHKKVSQAYWDRLHDYITSEFAKGNYYKALKSGILETGMELKKHFPVTGENHNELPNEITFS, from the coding sequence ATGGCTACTCCTTTCCTAACAGACCAGCAGATAGCTTCCCTTGTGGAAGCTATTCAGTCGGCGGAAGAACATTCTACCGGTGAAATCAGGGTGCATATCGATACGAATACCGATGAAGACAATGCTAAAGTTGCGTTGAAGGTTTTTGAAGAATTATGCATGAACAAAACAGCCGAGAAAAATGCCGTGCTGTTCCACATCAATTTTGAACGGAAATACCTGACGATTATCGGCGATACCGGGATCCACAAAAAAGTAAGCCAGGCTTATTGGGACCGCCTGCACGATTATATTACTTCCGAATTTGCCAAAGGAAATTATTATAAAGCCTTAAAAAGCGGCATTCTGGAAACCGGAATGGAGCTTAAAAAACATTTTCCCGTAACCGGAGAAAACCACAATGAACTTCCTAATGAAATTACGTTCTCTTAA
- a CDS encoding YgcG family protein: MKLRSLKLVFSFLLICFYSFVAAQYTVPPKPGVLYPVFDEAKLLKPQEIDALNKKLIAFADSTSTEIEVVIIPSTKGEDVNFLATMFGEKWGIGKKNVDNGIIFLIATEDHTMSIQQGRAVEQYLTASVAGQILDYIVTPHFKQGEWYEGIDRGTFSIMEAVQGKFKPLNNQESKGDGSLTKIIIIAFIIFILLAIFFGNRGGGKGGDDDDDVIISRRGRRNYPGGFFPFPGSFGGGFGGGSSGGGGGFGGFGGGGSFGGGGASGGW, encoded by the coding sequence ATGAAATTACGTTCTCTTAAACTAGTTTTTTCATTTTTACTGATCTGCTTCTACAGCTTTGTAGCAGCTCAATACACGGTTCCCCCAAAACCGGGTGTTCTGTATCCTGTTTTTGACGAAGCCAAGCTGCTGAAACCACAGGAAATAGACGCACTGAATAAAAAACTGATTGCCTTTGCAGATTCTACCTCTACCGAAATCGAAGTGGTTATCATTCCTTCAACCAAAGGGGAAGATGTAAATTTTCTTGCGACCATGTTCGGAGAGAAATGGGGCATCGGAAAAAAGAACGTTGACAACGGGATTATTTTTCTAATCGCCACTGAAGACCACACCATGTCGATCCAGCAGGGCCGCGCAGTGGAACAGTATCTGACGGCGTCGGTAGCAGGGCAGATCCTGGATTACATCGTGACACCCCATTTCAAGCAGGGCGAATGGTATGAAGGTATTGATCGCGGTACTTTTTCCATTATGGAAGCGGTTCAGGGGAAATTCAAGCCTTTGAATAACCAGGAAAGCAAAGGCGACGGCAGCCTGACGAAAATTATTATCATTGCTTTTATTATTTTTATCCTTCTCGCGATTTTCTTTGGAAACAGAGGTGGCGGAAAAGGAGGTGATGACGATGACGATGTGATCATCTCCAGAAGAGGACGCAGAAATTATCCGGGTGGATTCTTCCCTTTTCCAGGCAGCTTCGGCGGTGGATTTGGAGGCGGAAGTTCCGGCGGAGGCGGTGGATTCGGAGGCTTTGGCGGCGGTGGAAGTTTCGGAGGCGGTGGTGCTTCGGGAGGATGGTAG